A DNA window from Cetobacterium sp. NK01 contains the following coding sequences:
- a CDS encoding DEAD/DEAH box helicase family protein has product MDLAIEKSLINKDINHSDHNPKIIINGNTKGIQEKVKEILEKSSRIDIAVSYAVWSGLSLIHEGLKKFDSKSRIIVTTDGTVTDIRSLEALKELSISSKVYDPEFGDMGFHLKSYFGENSKEKTLLIGSSNISLRAFGFVHEMGVEIKAKDEGEIVKEYRDTFDMIWNDKSSKFITEEFINEYKEKFNRKKELLKKISDIKLESEITPNYMQRKALEELKECRKEFDRGLVIAATGTGKTYLSAFDVRNSKAKKVLFLVHNRLILTDAIKTFKKIFKDKKILELKTNNTFEQISNADFIFTTDKTAKNTFYKSSKYSKDFFDYIIYDEAHKIGEETIYKNLIEWFNPKFSLGITATPERSDNPKYLFEVFKYNVPYEIRLLDAMEHELVCPFTYYGYNLDERLLKSKEKFDVEKLAVYLKDLIKDKGHYGEKLKGIVFCKDVDEAESLSNEFNKLNIISFCASGYEVDREKIEEQILSLKSDKEKSTQLVCVVDRFNEGVDIPGVNMIIMLRNTTSSIIYLQQLGRGLRRTNDPHKYVTVFDIIGNSKNNYSIAEVLTGNTTVDKRKLFKYANTGFKTVSPFINVEIEKEAMDKIIKSISKEFKVESQLKQKFRDELYRFKEIPTLLELYKNPNFKELELIQLLCKNFYDVFVEKYVEKYNIVKDSDFLSKFFKFITQFIFRAYNKETLVDYSKLLKGEKSSNSILIRILAHKDDCENSISSAIKSDYYNLKYSLPKVFLYENEELLINSKIINKLKEENAYELFLEHIDLIEYLSQNHDYKMKTFDLLDKGEFLFNSGSEDCYMNAIGELMDKKNKKVYCPITISEKETFHDNSIYESDKIIYLTKTSMTKEAAEKKLKEFIDKNYEFCIGVRFPHLQYSNTSYFNMGKVKIIGEPELNKVDTKKYNHKIKFQLEEKIPDELLQYKSLVE; this is encoded by the coding sequence ATGGATTTAGCAATTGAAAAATCGCTTATAAATAAAGATATAAATCATTCAGATCATAATCCGAAAATAATAATAAATGGAAATACAAAAGGTATTCAAGAGAAGGTTAAAGAAATTTTAGAAAAATCATCTAGAATTGATATAGCTGTGAGTTATGCTGTTTGGTCAGGATTATCTCTTATACACGAAGGATTAAAAAAATTTGATTCTAAAAGCAGAATAATAGTTACAACAGATGGAACTGTTACAGATATAAGATCATTGGAAGCTTTAAAAGAACTGTCAATTAGTTCTAAGGTTTATGATCCTGAATTTGGAGATATGGGATTTCATTTAAAAAGTTATTTTGGTGAAAATTCAAAAGAAAAAACTCTTCTAATCGGAAGTTCTAATATATCATTAAGGGCTTTTGGGTTTGTGCATGAGATGGGAGTTGAAATCAAGGCTAAAGATGAGGGAGAGATTGTAAAAGAGTATAGAGATACGTTCGATATGATTTGGAATGATAAATCATCAAAATTTATTACAGAAGAATTTATTAATGAATACAAGGAAAAGTTTAATAGAAAAAAAGAGTTATTAAAAAAGATTTCTGATATAAAATTAGAATCTGAAATAACTCCAAATTATATGCAAAGAAAAGCTTTAGAGGAGTTAAAAGAGTGTCGAAAAGAATTTGATAGAGGATTAGTTATAGCTGCAACAGGAACAGGTAAAACATACTTATCAGCGTTTGATGTTAGAAATTCTAAAGCTAAAAAAGTTCTATTTTTAGTTCATAACAGACTTATTTTAACTGATGCAATAAAAACTTTTAAAAAAATATTTAAAGATAAAAAAATACTAGAGTTAAAAACTAATAATACTTTTGAGCAAATATCAAATGCAGATTTTATTTTTACAACAGATAAAACTGCTAAAAATACTTTTTATAAAAGTTCTAAATATTCAAAAGATTTTTTTGATTATATTATTTATGATGAAGCTCATAAAATTGGAGAAGAGACTATATATAAAAATTTAATTGAATGGTTTAATCCAAAATTTTCTTTAGGAATTACAGCTACTCCAGAAAGAAGTGATAATCCTAAATACCTATTTGAAGTATTTAAATATAATGTTCCTTATGAAATTCGATTATTAGATGCTATGGAGCATGAATTAGTTTGTCCTTTTACTTATTATGGTTATAATCTAGATGAAAGGCTTTTAAAATCTAAAGAAAAATTTGATGTAGAAAAATTAGCTGTTTATTTAAAAGATCTTATAAAAGACAAAGGGCACTATGGAGAAAAATTAAAAGGTATTGTATTTTGTAAAGACGTTGATGAAGCAGAAAGCTTATCAAATGAGTTTAATAAATTAAATATTATTAGTTTTTGTGCAAGTGGTTATGAGGTTGATAGAGAGAAAATAGAAGAACAAATTTTAAGTTTAAAATCTGATAAAGAAAAAAGTACTCAATTAGTTTGTGTTGTTGATAGATTTAATGAAGGTGTTGATATTCCAGGAGTCAATATGATTATTATGCTTAGAAATACTACTTCATCAATAATATATTTACAGCAATTGGGAAGAGGGTTAAGAAGAACGAATGATCCACATAAATATGTTACAGTTTTTGATATAATTGGAAACTCTAAAAATAACTATAGTATAGCAGAGGTTTTAACAGGAAATACAACTGTAGATAAAAGAAAATTATTCAAGTATGCTAATACTGGGTTTAAAACAGTATCTCCTTTTATTAATGTTGAAATTGAAAAAGAAGCTATGGATAAAATAATAAAGTCTATTTCTAAGGAGTTCAAGGTAGAGAGTCAACTTAAGCAAAAGTTTAGAGATGAACTTTACAGATTTAAAGAAATACCAACTTTACTAGAACTTTATAAAAATCCAAATTTTAAAGAGTTAGAACTTATTCAATTACTTTGTAAAAATTTTTATGATGTATTTGTGGAAAAATATGTGGAAAAATATAATATAGTTAAAGATAGTGATTTTTTATCTAAGTTCTTTAAATTTATAACACAATTTATTTTTAGAGCTTATAATAAGGAAACTCTAGTTGATTATTCAAAACTTTTAAAAGGAGAGAAAAGCTCAAATTCTATTTTAATTAGGATTCTTGCTCATAAAGATGATTGTGAAAATAGTATATCTAGCGCTATTAAAAGTGACTATTATAATTTAAAGTACTCTTTACCTAAAGTATTTTTATACGAAAATGAAGAGTTGTTAATAAATAGTAAAATAATTAATAAATTAAAAGAAGAAAATGCATATGAATTATTCTTGGAACATATTGATTTAATAGAATATTTAAGTCAAAATCATGATTATAAAATGAAAACATTTGATTTATTGGATAAAGGAGAGTTTCTTTTTAACTCTGGTTCAGAAGACTGTTATATGAATGCAATAGGAGAGTTAATGGATAAAAAAAATAAAAAAGTATACTGTCCAATTACAATTTCTGAAAAAGAAACTTTTCATGATAATTCTATTTATGAATCTGATAAGATTATTTATTTAACAAAAACTTCAATGACAAAAGAAGCTGCAGAAAAGAAATTAAAAGAGTTTATTGATAAGAATTACGAGTTTTGTATAGGAGTAAGATTCCCACATCTTCAATATAGTAATACTTCATATTTTAATATGGGAAAAGTTAAAATTATAGGAGAACCGGAGTTAAATAAAGTAGATACAAAAAAATATAATCATAAGATAAAATTTCAATTAGAAGAAAAAATTCCAGATGAATTATTACAATATAAAAGTTTGGTAGAATAA
- a CDS encoding DUF262 domain-containing protein has protein sequence MHEKFNISDAQDIYEDIKIKFIGRYSETKNELKLTLGEVDKEFFRTYIQMFRKKEFEVNVEKIPSHIKIKEAYNYFYNEIKKKLDDSKNSNEQYLKLKEIYETFLSKIKVMYVETDNEYEAFIIFETLNARGKDLETADLLKNHLFRISKGNLELVKNTWQKILETLEEIDVTRYIRHYWNSKYSFSREKDLYKRLRDKISTPVDTKEFIEEIEKLSPLYKSLEKPENGFYFDDKDINESLTNLRIMDASTFFPLILALENKGFNEEIIKKIVHNIETLFLRNCVIGDKVANKYEILFSNLASKITTETLIDFESINKELKDNILSDEEFLVAFETAEIKQVTTAKYVLREINDFYDNETTIIKDNNKIQLEHIMPKALGDKWNIDNELHTKYLNKIGNLTLLYNKLNNKVKNNTFEVKKQSYSESTIQLNKELINFKEWSIKNIESRQKKLSEIAVKRWSIIE, from the coding sequence TTGCATGAGAAGTTTAATATTTCAGATGCTCAAGATATCTATGAAGATATAAAGATAAAATTTATAGGAAGATATTCTGAAACTAAAAATGAGTTAAAATTGACTTTAGGAGAGGTAGATAAGGAATTTTTTAGAACTTATATTCAAATGTTTAGAAAAAAAGAGTTTGAAGTAAATGTAGAGAAAATTCCTTCCCATATTAAAATAAAAGAAGCATATAACTATTTTTATAATGAAATCAAGAAAAAGTTAGATGATTCTAAAAACTCAAATGAACAATATTTAAAATTAAAAGAAATTTATGAGACTTTTTTATCAAAAATAAAAGTTATGTATGTAGAAACAGATAATGAATATGAAGCATTTATTATATTTGAAACTTTAAATGCTAGAGGAAAAGATCTTGAGACAGCAGATTTATTAAAAAATCATCTTTTTAGAATATCTAAAGGAAATCTTGAGTTAGTAAAAAATACTTGGCAAAAAATTTTGGAAACTTTAGAAGAAATAGATGTAACTAGATATATTAGGCATTATTGGAATTCAAAATATTCTTTTTCTAGAGAAAAAGATTTATATAAAAGATTGAGAGATAAAATTTCTACTCCTGTTGATACAAAGGAATTTATTGAAGAAATCGAAAAGCTTTCACCATTATATAAATCTTTAGAAAAACCTGAAAATGGATTTTATTTTGATGATAAGGATATAAATGAATCTTTAACAAACTTGAGAATAATGGATGCGAGTACTTTTTTCCCTTTGATATTAGCATTAGAGAATAAAGGTTTTAATGAAGAGATTATAAAAAAAATTGTTCATAATATAGAAACTTTATTTTTAAGAAATTGTGTAATTGGTGATAAAGTTGCAAATAAATATGAAATTTTATTTTCTAACTTAGCATCCAAAATAACAACAGAAACATTGATAGATTTTGAATCTATAAATAAAGAATTAAAGGATAATATTTTAAGCGATGAGGAATTCTTAGTTGCGTTTGAAACAGCAGAAATTAAACAAGTAACTACGGCTAAGTATGTTTTAAGAGAGATTAATGATTTTTATGATAATGAAACAACAATAATCAAAGATAATAATAAAATTCAGTTAGAACATATAATGCCAAAAGCATTGGGAGATAAATGGAATATAGACAACGAACTACATACTAAATATTTAAATAAAATTGGTAATTTAACACTTTTATATAATAAACTAAATAATAAAGTAAAAAATAATACATTTGAAGTAAAAAAGCAATCTTACAGTGAATCTACAATTCAACTTAATAAAGAATTAATTAATTTTAAAGAATGGAGTATAAAAAATATAGAATCAAGACAAAAAAAATTATCAGAAATTGCAGTGAAAAGATGGAGTATTATTGAATAA
- a CDS encoding DUF262 domain-containing protein yields the protein MGIKNFSFESIETYLQKSKYYIPDYQREYSWSKETEVDDFWKDLQTIILEKDREEHFLGQVVLNENDGKKYIIDGQQRTTTMIILLAVLRDFFMSCMRSLIFQMLKISMKI from the coding sequence ATGGGGATCAAAAATTTTTCTTTTGAAAGTATTGAGACTTATTTACAAAAAAGTAAATATTATATTCCAGATTATCAAAGAGAGTATTCGTGGAGTAAGGAAACAGAAGTTGATGATTTTTGGAAAGATCTACAAACTATTATTTTAGAAAAAGATAGAGAGGAGCATTTTTTAGGGCAGGTTGTACTAAACGAAAATGATGGGAAAAAATATATAATTGATGGGCAGCAACGAACAACAACAATGATAATTCTTTTGGCAGTTTTAAGAGATTTTTTTATGAGTTGCATGAGAAGTTTAATATTTCAGATGCTCAAGATATCTATGAAGATATAA